A segment of the Trifolium pratense cultivar HEN17-A07 linkage group LG7, ARS_RC_1.1, whole genome shotgun sequence genome:
ccaAGATTTTTGTTACAATTAAGAAAGATTATAATcaatatttgttttcttttagtcttaaactaccatagttggtggtctagtcccattttatgtttgggccttgtatgattgttTGTATTTCTTTCTGTGACTATTTGTAAACTCTTGTAATCGTTCTCGGCACATTTTGTGCTGAGGAGgctttttattaatatatctcattttggcttgttaaaaaaaatatttgttttgcttttaaaGTCTTAAGGAGAAGTCAACCCACAAATTGTTAATATGAATGCTTAGAATATGTAAATTAACTTATGTGGTTTGTTCTTATTAGTTATTGGATAAATATTTCTAGAATTTGGTtcaagtggtaagagttttggtCCTCATAAGTATGTAGTCATGAGTTCGATTTTTGCTCAtgcatatggagaaaattcgattGAGAGAGGGAGAACTCACCTCACATACTCCACAAGTTATCCGACATAAATTAGTCATCGTTACCGGTGGTATAAATTTCGACAAATataatgatatttaaaaaaaaaaatacctccAAATTTTTAAAGGTAGAGACTTCACCAAATAATAATTCTTTTTGACCTTAATCGTAAGtggattaaaaaaattgatatatttgatccaATTTTCGAATCaaatacattatttattttttgttataattgtTTAACCAATGTCATGGGTTAACCAATGAGATGGAGTGAGTCTAACTTAACCAATGTCATAAATTCGATAATCGATTTGAATTGAACATTCCAATGTTAAAATTGTAAGTCTCACAAGATTTGTGGTCCATTTGGTTGGAAAAAAAACACagttaaatgaaattaaattaattaaatcttAGCTCAAATTCATTCTTCGGTTTACACATGTTTTCCTTTTCACTTTGTTTCATTCCAACCAAACAGAACCTTAAGGATTAGTCTATCCAATTGTGCCGATCTACAACAAAATAAAGATTATGGGAATGGCAGGGGTGTTATTTATGGGGAAAGTAAGGTTGAAGTTGTTGATAGATACTGCTAAATGATAAGGAGAAGAGATGAGGAAATGAACATCTCCCTCCCTTCAATACAATCCAATCTCAGTCACTCAGAATGGGCGTTACATTAACACCGTTTCATCTATCCCTCCCTTCAATTAGCCATGCTCGTAGTAGCCTTATGGCTGCTCCTTATAATAACAATAGTagccatcatcatcatcatcatcatcatcatcatcatcatcgcatAATCACGATAAAGTGTGTGAAGGTAGATGCAGCAGACACAGAACCACCATCAACTTTCATCATGTGTGAACCTTGCAATGGAAATGGATGGTTGATATGTGACTTTTGTCAAGGCCAAAAGACTAACGTTAAAGCCCAAAACAACCGTATCTACCGTCGATGTCCCTCCTGCAAAGCCGTACGTACGTTACTTATTAATTACCACTACaataatcacttttttatttaattaattaattaaaccactaagcttatttatttatttatttactaattGATGCAGGTTGGATATGTTCTTTGTTCCAAGTGTAAAGTCTTCAAATGTGTCACTTTTCCTGATTTCAACGATTCTCAAATTGCTACTTAATTCATTTTCTCCATTCAACCGAGGAGGTGCTTTCATATTACTATTTACTTATCTCCCGCATCATGCCTGTACAATGTAACGGGGCGGTTTGCCTGTGTATGTACAATGTGGCACCGACATTTCTGATTGAAGGTATTTCATGTGTCAGACACATATTACCGACACATCTGAATACATtcaattatatcatttttcttAAAATGTCGTGTCTGGTGTACGTTTTTGTGCTTCATTATTGTAGATCCACTCAAGTGCTCGTGTGTTCTAGAAAttgtaaatttcaaattcattgcATTCTTCATACACATTCAGAGtactttttgttttataatatatatatatctttagtttgtttctatttatttatttattctttctaAGATTGGGAGTTACGGTTCTTGTTTGCTACACTTTtaagtatattattattagttgtttTGACTAATAATCATCTTGGAATGAGAATAGAGCTAAGAGGAGTGAACCACTAATAAGTAAACAAACCAATAGTCACTCTGAATGTCTCCCCTAGATTCACTGATGTGGCAACAACCGGAATTGCGATGCAATCTCAATTGTCTAATCTTAATTTGATGGTTGATATTCCAAGTTTCGTAAACAAATCTAATATACAAGGTCATACCATAGACCGTCTGATTTTGATTGGACTTTATATTCACAACAATGTGAGTGCGTCACTGCGAGCAATCTATCACACTCGAAGTTGACTACTAAAGACCATATTCCAAAGAAAGCAAAATTTTTCAAGTTTAACCTATTAATTAACTTGtatattaattacttttttaaagtAGAAGCTTGAATGTGTTGCTTAGTGCTAATACCGGTTACTTCTTATCAGTTCGCGAGTGCAGTTAAGAGTGTATTGGTTTTGTTTGTGTAGGTCTTGTATTGAAATTTTGTGTTGTAACTTCCTAGTTAAGACTGTGATCAATTAGAGTTTGCTAGCTTAAAGAGAGTAGATGTGCTATAGTATAGAGTACTTGATCATTGTGAATGTAATCACCAGGGAAACCGAGAGAACTAAATTGGGTTTCGATTTCATACAATGTGATGAGCAAGGGTAATACTTACTCTTACTTTTGTTGACTCATAAATTGCAATTAGTCAGATATATTATAATGATAATGACTATATTTTACTACTAATATGGAGGAAGCACGTGATATCCATAGTAATCTGACTACTGTAACTTCCAAGTAGAAGTACTTTGGATTTTTCCCAGCTGATTACATATATAGCCAAGACTTTGGATCTGAAGATAGCTCTTTGACTTCTCTACAATGGTATTACCTTGTTTGAATGGAATCTGTTGCATGTTAAATGCCAACATATacattaatttgattttgtataCAGGTATGTATCATGACtcataacaaacaaaaactCTGGTAACCTCTAAATAATGTGTTTGCAGCTATATTGATGAGCGCAATATACATATTATAATTATGCCACTGATTATTTAGCCATGTGCCACTATTTGATTAACATAAGTCTTCTTGATTTCTTGAACTTAACAGAAGATTCCATGTGTTGTACGCATGCAGTAGCTTGCAGCTTAAGTCTTTACTTCTGATTTACCACTGATAACGAGGGCATATTTCTCAAATTTCACTGTTTTCATGTGTTTTTACCTGCAGAAATGAATGCTATCATGTGAGCTGTCAGCTGCATAATAGATTATTGATACTGTAAGTAGTAAATTTAAATCTGTACTACTAGTATAAGTTAATCTATTTGAAGATCTTgatgataaaattttattagtttactcataaaagtataaaaagtgaTGTCCTTACATGCATTCATTATATAATTTGACACCAAAATACAAATTGTCAAATGATAATTTATCATATCACAAACTTGAAGGCAAGTGACTATAATTTATTAGTATTACTATATATTAAAGTACAACTGCACTActtgtgattttgttttgatgttaAACCATATATGTATTGATATATTTTGCACATAAAAAAGTACAATTGCATCATTGAAAGTGGAAAACATATGTAATTGTCCACTGACATTCAGCCCATAATCTTTACTATTTTAAAAGAGAAATGTTAATGGGATTAGAAACCAATCAAAGTGAAACAATAACATGGATTCTAAGATGAGACAAATCCGTAGATTGTATAGTATCAGTAATGTTACTATCCTAAGTATCCTGTTATTATTTTGGAGATTTCATTTGTCTGCATTCTAATTAATATCTCCCTTATTTAAATTCACACTTGGACGATTACTTCTATTTTCTCATAGATTAATCAGACCATGAAAGCTAATAAGTAATAAAAATTCACCCCCCAAGAAATAATCGTCAACTATAAGGAAGCTGCTAGCATATACCTTCCACTTGCCTTTGAAATACTTGCTTTAGTCAAGTTTTGTCAAGTTACTTATCAATCATTAATCCGGATTTGGATTCCCTATTGCAGAAAAAACATGCGTTTATACACAGTAAATGATCCAAGTCATTAATCTGAGATCAAACGACTCAAATTACGCAATAACAACATTAATTTCAAACGGTTTTAGCTGTAATTTGATATCAAACGGTTGAGATTAAAAACTGACTGATATAGTTACTGCACCAAATCCGATCTTTTACCTATTTCTATTTGCAACTACTCTTTTTTGGCATTTAATTGACTTCAGCCCAAGAATTCCCTTTGAACCTTTTCAGTTTTCAGTTAAATGCTTTAGTTGATTCAATGAACAGTTTGGAAATAAGGTTTTTAAAGAACTTCTATATAATGCTGCATGTGAATTATCACAGGTTTCCTAACCAGATGTAAAAATATGAGATGCTGTTTGGCTATATAAGTGTTTTAGTTGTGAATTTTGAACTGTAAAACATCAAAACTTTTCAGTTCTAGAATAATAGATTAGATTACATAGTGTAGTATCCAAAGTACATATGTTTCATTGACCAAATTAGTATCACCCTTCATCCAAAATTGCTAGACTGgttccaaaaagaaaaagacaagtACTAGCAGTACTGTTGCCAACCAATTAAGCTGTATAATACAAAATTTGGACAATAAAAGTTGTATTCTTCTCATATAATTAATACATATATAGATTGGCTTCCATTTCCATAAAGAACTAGTAAAAGATAAGataaaaaagtaagaaaaaaaaattgttaaaattgtCATGACAGAACTATCTGCACATAGGACTTtgaggatgatgatgataacCAAGCTGGTTTGAGGAACAGTATCCCATCATTTTTTCAATACCTAAACTACATTTCTGAATAGAAAATCTACCTTTTCCTTCCACCATCTCCAAGATACTTTCAAACACAGATACTTCACAAGGAATTCTCAGGACACCGGTTTGTTCAAACCCGAATTCTTCTTCAGCTTCTCTGAGTAATATATGAAAGGCTTGATGAGTCAAATACTCAGTTGGTATAACAAACCTGTTAAGGTCTACACCAACACAAACAGCTAGGTAGCCTTTCGGAACTGCGTTACTTGATCCTCCTCCTTCGCGTTCGGACATTGAAAGTGTTCTTTTCAGAAATTTTATGCTTTTACTAGTAGTACTACTGCCGCTGCTGCTATTGTTActgctttttgtttttgaatcatTGGCTGCTCTTCTCCATTTCTTTAGGATCTGTTGAAGTCTAACGATGTCTCTGATCTTGTTAGGTTTCTTTGGTTGATCCATATCAATATATGGATATGTGATGCCTCTGTTTATGAGGTTTTGGTTTATATCTACTTTATCTTTTTGGAGAGTATGAAGTTATATGAGGGAATTGAATTATTTGAACTTAGTTCCCTCTTCATTTTTGGGCTAACTTAAGCCTGGCTATATGAGTTGATGCAATGCCTTCAATTTATAGAATAATTGTTGCCTCGAGAATCTCAATATTAAAAGGTTCAactcttttatttatatattataataaaaaatcatatgcGTTGAATTACGAGGAGTTTATTATAGTAGAGAAAACTCAAGGCTCAAAAAGTacttacaaatatatttaattattgggttaa
Coding sequences within it:
- the LOC123899493 gene encoding uncharacterized protein LOC123899493, which codes for MGVTLTPFHLSLPSISHARSSLMAAPYNNNSSHHHHHHHHHHHHRIITIKCVKVDAADTEPPSTFIMCEPCNGNGWLICDFCQGQKTNVKAQNNRIYRRCPSCKAVGYVLCSKCKVFKCVTFPDFNDSQIAT
- the LOC123899492 gene encoding auxin-responsive protein SAUR50-like, translated to MDQPKKPNKIRDIVRLQQILKKWRRAANDSKTKSSNNSSSGSSTTSKSIKFLKRTLSMSEREGGGSSNAVPKGYLAVCVGVDLNRFVIPTEYLTHQAFHILLREAEEEFGFEQTGVLRIPCEVSVFESILEMVEGKGRFSIQKCSLGIEKMMGYCSSNQLGYHHHPQSPMCR